In the Bacteroidota bacterium genome, TAAGTTAATGTTTTTTTCTGCCACTTGCATAGCTTCATTTGCCAGCTTCTCGTCTTTCACCACTGCATAAATTTGGTCGGCTAACCATAGCGTCATTAACTCATCACTACTCACTTTGAGAATATCTGCTAAGATCGTTATCTGCTCCCGTTTCAATTGCCGAAGACCTTTTTCAATTTTACTCAGTTGAGCCGTGTCCATTTCAAGCAATGGTGCAACCTGCCGCAAATACAAATTTCGCTTCTCTCTGAGTGTCCTTACTCTCTCACCAAATTGACTTTTCATCGTTTTAATATTGACTTGTCGAATATTGGCAAATATATGAAATGAAAAGTACGCGTTTATAAAGAAAAATGGCAATATGCAAAACTTTTAAAATGATAAATGTTGCACATGGTCAGGAAGTAAAATGGTCTTCAATCCCCGCCTATTAAATTAATATTAATTTTACTCAGATATTACTTAGCCCAGAAACAATTAATTTCCCTATATTACTTCTTTTATTTAATAATTAGTGCCCTTTATTAATATCCCATTCGAACATTACGACTCCCAAAGCACCTTAAAATAAAAGCTTTTCTTCATCACAAATTAAAATCAACCTTACCCAAACTCAAAAAACAAGACAAAGAAAATTATTCACCGAATGGTGAAAAAAAATATGAGCTTTCTGCTTAAAGATGAACTACTAAACGCATTACCATTAATAGCATTCCGAAAAACTTTATCTCACAGAAAACATTTTAATTTATCACTATAGCAAAAGAGCCAAAGTGGTATTTGAAATTGGGAATATTAGTGAGCAAAAATCATAAAGCAAAAGCTAAGTAATTTCAATTAGAATCATTTTAAGTTCATTCCTAAACTTCAAAAAAATAAAATCCTCCTTACCCCTCACCTGCCCAATAAAATTAATATACCCCTTCAAACGAAACAAAAAACGTTCCTTGTATTTTTGATCCACAAAACCATTAAATTTAAAATGCTTATGAGTAGCAACTTCAAGTCCATTTGAAGTTAAATCATGCAGCATGGCTCGAATTTTTTTAAGTAACACCCGGTTCACATTCACCTTCTCATTTACCGTAATCCCGGTAACAGTTTGCCTTTTGTTTGAAGATTTAAGCCGTAACTTTTTGTAATTAACTGTAAAATCATTTTTAGTAATCAGGTTGATGAGGTCTAAAATAGTATCGTTTGAAATTGAACTATTGGATGAAAAGCTTAAGTCATCGGCATAGCGCGAATAATTTAATTCATTTGCTGCACAAAAATTTTGTAAATCTGCATCTAGTTTCAAACAAATAAAATTGGAAATTACTGGTGAGGTTGGTGCTCCAATTGGCAATTTACCTTGAAAGGTGCAGAGCAAGGTCAAAGCATTTGCAATTTGCTCATTGTAATTAAACAGGGGCGACATAAAAAATGCTTTCACTCGTTTGGCTGTTATGGAAGGGAAAAAATCCTTCAAATCTAAATTCAAAACAAACTTTTTACCAACGTGAACCTCAGCATTGGCGACAATATTACTTCTTTGTTGTATTAATGGGGCTAGCAATACAAATCCATGCACTTCTTTAGGTTTTAGGCACAAATAATAAGCTTGTAAATAATTATTTAGGCGTTTTTGAATTTTCTTCAACTCACCAGTAGGTGCATTAATTAGGCGCGATCCGCCCTTTTTCTTTTTAGTTTGATAGTGCTTGTATTCAGGATGGTTTAAATTATTCTGCAGGGTATCTAAAGAAACAGAAGCTAATTTCACTAAATTACTGGCTGTTTCGATACTAAGTAATCGAAGAGCAACAAGTTCGTATTTCTTAAACTTATGTAATGCAAGGTCCTTGCCTGCCAATTCAAGAAAATTGTCCTTCCAAACGAGCCATTTCTTGTTTCGTGCCAGGTATATTAATTCTTCAGGGGAGTTCATTTTAAAAATATGAGCCGTTGCTAATTATCTAATTTTAATCGTAATTTATGAGAAGCGGAGCGCAGCGAGCATCGCAATAAATTACGATCTTCAAACCTCCACTTCGCATCGGCTTGAAGGAACACAAGCACCAAGTCTAAAATTAATGACTCATAATTTTTAAGCAACGGCTCAATTTTTTTTGTGTGTTGGTTAGTTCAATTCGTCAAGACGGGATGATGAAAATTCAAAATCTACCTTAAATCCGCTAAAATTTGAAAATTGGCTGGCATTGGCATTTCGTATAAGTCGGGTAGTACCAAGAATCCCATTGCGGTTTTTTGCGATAACTAAGTCAGTTATTCCGGCAGTACTATTACCTTCTTGGTCTGCATCAATTCCGTAATATTCCGGGCGATAAATAAAAATAACTTTATCAGCATCCTGTTCAATGGCACCACTTTCACGCAAATCAGATAAGTGTGGAATTTTATCACCACCCCTTGTTTCAACTGCTCTACTCAATTGACTTGCTGCAATCACACATACACCAAAATCTTTGGCAATATTTTTTAATTCACGTGTTATATAACTAATTTCCATTTCCCTATTATTTCTGAACTTATTTGAGCCCATCATTTGAAGGTAATCCACCATAATTATTTTAACTCCATCTTCTTTAATTTTCTTTTCACAAATTGCTCTAAATGAACTAAAGGCATTGTTACAGCTATCGTTAATGAATATTTTGTTTTTAAAATGAGAATTTTGAATAGCATTAACTTTCACTAATTCTTCATCCGACATTTTATTAAACAGTATGCGCTGTGCAGCAATTCCGCTTATTGCCGAAATAAAGCGAATCATAAGTAAGTATTCAGAAAGATCGTAAGTGAAATATAGGACAGGAAATTCTTTTGAAAAAGATAGCGCGAGATTAACCATAAATTGCGTTTTACCCATTCCTGGTCTTCCTCCTAAAACTATCAATTCGCCTGGAGAAACCCCACCCAGCTTTTCATCCAAATCAGCATAGCCGGTTTTAATTAAATCGGCAGCTTGTTTATTTTCCTTAAGGTTTGCAATAGTCTGCAAAATCAAATCTGCAATCGAACTTGATTCTTTTAAAATATTATTCTGTTGTTCATATTCATAAACCAGATTTTTGATTTGAATATACAGTTCTAGTTCAGTATTATTTTTATTAGAAATGAGTCCTTCAAGTGTTTGGATTATTTTTTCTTTCATAAAGTAAAAGTAGGAGCTTTAGGAAGTGGAAATACTATTGTTGAAAAATATTATTTTGTGTTTTGTTTTTTAAATAAACTGTGTCATATACCTATTACTAACTAACTATCAGTACATTAAATAGATTTTGATTTTTAAATTAAAATACCAGTTATATTTAGTTTAAATTTGGCTGAGGTCTATTATAAAATATCAATTTCAATTTATTTTCAGTTTTTAATGGAGGAGTTAACAACATTTCCAGAAATGATTTCATCGAAGTATTTTGATGAAAGTACTGCTGGAAAAGTAACTGCTTTTTTGGAACGAAAATTGAAAACCTCACTACCTATTTTAAAAAAACTGGGTAAGGAAAAATATTCGCTTTATGGAGTAACAAAAAGGCAAGTTGGATTCTTGCTCAAAGATGAACTTCTAAAAGCATTGTTAGAAATGAATCATTCCGAAAAGATGCATCTCTCTGAGAACATTTTTATTTATCACTACAAGAAAAATGCACAAGTTGAGTTTGCAATTGGAAAAATAATTCAAAAGGAATAAAAGTAAAAGGCATTATAAAATCAATCCCACATAATGTTCCAAAGAATGCTAAGCTTCATGCTTGAATTGCATTTTGGTAAAAGTTTTTCATTCCATTTTACTAATTAGAATCCATTGTATTTTGGGCCGATGTGTTCGTAATTGATGAAAAATTAGCATTCAGGCTTACAATGACAAAAAGAAATGTGCCCTGAATTGAATTTTTTGATTAGCTTGAAGAATTAGGCCTTTAACTTACTAAATCTCAGCTTCTTATCATTATCCCATTTCCGACACGACAGCTTTTTCCATTTGGATAGCCCAAAATCACGCTCCAGATTAGTATACGCAAGGTAGTAAGTTTCATTTCCAGTAAGTATATGTTGGAAATACAGTTGTTTGATTGTTCTTTTAATCGCCTCCTTACTCTCTCCTACTTTATTTGTTACTGGTTTTGTTAACTCTATTGAATCAAACTTATTCCATTGTATTACATGTCTCCTTTTCTTTGGTTCGTAATTATGGATATATTCAAAATAACGGCCGGCATGCTGTTTAACGAAGGAGGCGAGGTAACGTGGATCAACCAAATCATTGAAATTGGTAGAAAGCAAATTTGCCTCTTTTCCCCACAGGCGCAATTCTGATCTATCAATTTGCTTTTCTGGAACTATTACTAATCCATTTCTTTTCCAAAAATCTCCAATATATGCCTCTTTATCAAGAAGCAACAATTGTTTAGCATAAACTGTAACAAGTTTATCACTTTTATCCGATCCTGACCGAATACTTTTTAGCCAACCCTCTGAATCATGTTTGATCTCTGATACGTTTTCTAAAGGTTGCTTGCGATGGTACAATCGTGCATGTAATAGAGCCCGCATACGTTCTAATAGCCCGTATCCATCAATTGCAATTTCTGCATTATCATATTTATAAAATTTTAAGTTAAGTAGATCAAAAATTGCGTCTAATCTGCTTTTCAATCTACTCTGATAGAGAATATTTTTCCTTATCTCAATCCTTACAGGATTATCAATTTTAAATCTCAATTGCCCCTTTTCTCCACAATAAAAATCTGCGACCCATACTTTATTCAAATAGAGTTCATAGTTATATTCATAAAAGAAATTGTTTTTATTCTCCATTGGAACAAATTCAATATTTGCTGGTAAGCCGATAGCCTTTTCATTTTGTCCAATAATTAAATTGTTCCAAAATAAATTCTCAGTAGTTGCTATCATATGCAACTTGTCCAAAGTGATTGTATATGGAGATCTCACCGCCATCAATTCAAATTCCCAACTCTTGTTATACTTCAGTGCTGGCCTGGCGAGTTTTTGCCTTCATGGTATCCAAAAGTGCTTTCTTCGGATAAAAAAAAGTATCTCCGACCTGCGTCCAAGGGATTTCACCCTTTATTCGCATATCGCTAAGCTTATTGGGGCTAACGTTGAGCATTTTAAGGACGTGCCTGGTTCTTAAAAACTCTTCATTTGAAGATGGATTATTACTTGCGATCTGCTGATTCTGTTTTATTAAACCTTTAATCAATTCAGTGAGCTGGGCAATGTCGGCTCTGGTTGCAATTTCATTTGCCATGATTGAATTACTTTTCATGGCACAAAGGTCAGGAGACCAAGGGGTTATTAGGGGTAAGCGGGGGTAACGATGAGGTAATTATGGAGTTCTAATCTTCGCTCTTCTTATGTCGAAGAGTATTATTATCTAACTCCTCTTTTAAATTAGTGAGGTAATTAATTGAATCGCTAAGTAAAGTGAGAACTTTGCCTTTCGTAACATCAGCAGTATTTTCGTGATAGTTTCGAATGTCTGCAAGTGCTTTGGCAGCCGCTGTTATCGCACTATACTCTTTACCTTTTTTAAATAAAAAATTCTTTTGGATAAAATCTGCAAAATGCTTCTCTTCACTGGTGTAACGAAATTCTTTATTAAACGAAATTTTCTTTGATTTGTATAAAGCTAAAAATGTTCCAACCAAAACCGTAAGCTCTCCTTCAAATCTTACCTTTTCAAGTAATGGTGAGTCTGCTACAGGCTGATTTTTACTCAGCTTTTTTGATTCTAGCTCATTGTAAACTTGGAAAAGATACTGTGTAATATTCCGGCAAATCTCAATTTCTTTCTCCAGAACTTTTTTTAAACTAAATAATCCACTCTTTTTATTTTCCTCAATTTCCTGTAAAATATAAATCTTCTTAATTTCGGCTTTTTCTAATTCGTCAGGATAGCTGTCCAGACAATTACGCTGGTAATAGCTCATTAATCGAAATTGAATACTCGAAATTCTATTTGATAAAATAAAAAAATCCTGCTCTCCAGAGTATTTGGCCAGTGTTATTTTAAAATTACCTGTAAGGCGGTTAAGTTCCTTAAAATATGGAACGCTGTTTGTCAGTTTGAAGCCTTTGTAATTTTTATCTTTATCAATAATGATATCTGCTCCAAGAATGGTTAAGAGTTGCTCTATTCCTTCCATAAAATTTGAGTTTAAATTTTATGGCAATATACAAAAGCAGGAGAAATAATTATCCCCTGCTTTTGAAATTAAATTACAGTATATTGTGATTCATCAAGGATTGGAGGACGGGAGGAAAAAATATTCACTTTTTGCATTTCGCTGCCAACTTTACTTGCTACAATTTTTGCGTACAGCTGAGTTTGAACAATTCTTTTGTGTCCCATCATTTTACTCACACTTTCAATACTTACACCTTTTGTAATCATTAACGTTCCAAAAGTATGCCGTCCCACATGATGATGAAGATCAAAAGGAATATTACAGAGTGTACCTATCTCTTTAAGATATTCGTTTACTTTGGCACTGCTTCTTTTCGGTAGAAGGCGATT is a window encoding:
- a CDS encoding helix-turn-helix domain-containing protein, with the translated sequence MKSQFGERVRTLREKRNLYLRQVAPLLEMDTAQLSKIEKGLRQLKREQITILADILKVSSDELMTLWLADQIYAVVKDEKLANEAMQVAEKNINLKKRKK
- a CDS encoding DnaB-like helicase C-terminal domain-containing protein; the encoded protein is MKEKIIQTLEGLISNKNNTELELYIQIKNLVYEYEQQNNILKESSSIADLILQTIANLKENKQAADLIKTGYADLDEKLGGVSPGELIVLGGRPGMGKTQFMVNLALSFSKEFPVLYFTYDLSEYLLMIRFISAISGIAAQRILFNKMSDEELVKVNAIQNSHFKNKIFINDSCNNAFSSFRAICEKKIKEDGVKIIMVDYLQMMGSNKFRNNREMEISYITRELKNIAKDFGVCVIAASQLSRAVETRGGDKIPHLSDLRESGAIEQDADKVIFIYRPEYYGIDADQEGNSTAGITDLVIAKNRNGILGTTRLIRNANASQFSNFSGFKVDFEFSSSRLDELN
- a CDS encoding RNA-directed DNA polymerase — encoded protein: MNSPEELIYLARNKKWLVWKDNFLELAGKDLALHKFKKYELVALRLLSIETASNLVKLASVSLDTLQNNLNHPEYKHYQTKKKKGGSRLINAPTGELKKIQKRLNNYLQAYYLCLKPKEVHGFVLLAPLIQQRSNIVANAEVHVGKKFVLNLDLKDFFPSITAKRVKAFFMSPLFNYNEQIANALTLLCTFQGKLPIGAPTSPVISNFICLKLDADLQNFCAANELNYSRYADDLSFSSNSSISNDTILDLINLITKNDFTVNYKKLRLKSSNKRQTVTGITVNEKVNVNRVLLKKIRAMLHDLTSNGLEVATHKHFKFNGFVDQKYKERFLFRLKGYINFIGQVRGKEDFIFLKFRNELKMILIEIT
- a CDS encoding helix-turn-helix domain-containing protein — translated: MKSNSIMANEIATRADIAQLTELIKGLIKQNQQIASNNPSSNEEFLRTRHVLKMLNVSPNKLSDMRIKGEIPWTQVGDTFFYPKKALLDTMKAKTRQASTEV